One genomic segment of Drosophila melanogaster chromosome 3L includes these proteins:
- the CG13898 gene encoding uncharacterized protein yields MESQDYILANDDLQDICEAFELCDPEKTGRIRADDLGEVMRTLGQNHTESEIYRYSEGLEGDVNGYIQLTDFIDLMTKIYSAMGSSDYLKAAYNAFDFDKDGLVTYGELRHVFINLGEKISDEEFNEVFRQADVDGDGVINFRDFCTAYRS; encoded by the coding sequence ATGGAATCACAAGACTACATATTGGCGAATGACGATCTTCAAGACATTTGCGAAGCCTTCGAGCTCTGTGATCCTGAGAAGACTGGAAGAATCAGAGCAGACGATTTGGGAGAAGTGATGCGCACTCTCGGCCAGAATCACACCGAGTCGGAAATCTACAGATATTCCGAGGGACTCGAGGGAGACGTCAACGGGTACATACAACTCACTGATTTCATCGATTTGATGACCAAAATCTACAGCGCGATGGGCAGCAGTGACTATTTGAAGGCAGCATATAATGCCTTCGATTTTGATAAGGACGGTTTGGTAACATATGGCGAGCTACGTCACGTTTTCATCAATCTTGGCGAAAAAATATCCGACGAAGAGTTCAATGAAGTGTTTCGTCAGGCTGATGTTGATGGCGATGGCGTTATTAACTTCCGTGATTTTTGTACAGCCTATAGATCCTAA